The following proteins come from a genomic window of Daphnia carinata strain CSIRO-1 chromosome 6, CSIRO_AGI_Dcar_HiC_V3, whole genome shotgun sequence:
- the LOC130689600 gene encoding large ribosomal subunit protein uL2, giving the protein MGRVIRAQRKGAGGIFKSHSKHRKGAPKFRPEDFAERHGYIKGVVKDIIHDPGRGAPLAVVHFRDPYRYKTRKENFLAVEGMYTGQFIYCGKKATLQIGNVLPVGTMPEGTIVCNVEEQHGDRGTLARTSGNYATVIGHNPETKKSRVKLPSGAKKVISSNNRAMVGIVAGGGRIDKPILKAGRAYHKYKAKRNCWPIVRGVAMNPVEHPHGGGNHQHIGKASTVKRSTPAGRKVGLIAARRTGRIRGGKVEIKGDD; this is encoded by the exons ATGGGTCGTGTTATTCGTGCCCAGCGTAAAGGTGCCGGAGGAATCTTCAAGTCCCACTCGAAACATCGTAAAGGAGCCCCCAAGTTCCGTCCTGAAGATTTCGCCGAACGACATGGCTACATCAAGGGTGTCGTCAAG GACATCATCCATGATCCTGGTCGTGGAGCTCCTCTAGCTGTAGTCCACTTCCGGGACCCATACAGATATAAGACCAGGAAGGAGAACTTTTTGGCTGTTGAGGGCATGTACACCGGCCAGTTCATCTACTGTGGCAAGAAAG cTACCCTCCAAATTGGCAATGTTCTACCTGTCGGCACTATGCCTGAAGGTACCATTGTTTGCAACGTTGAGGAGCAACATGGTGATCGCGGTACTCTTGCCCGTACCTCGGGTAACTACGCAACTGTCATCGGACACAACCCCGAGACCAAAAAGTCCCGTGTCAAATTGCCTTCCGGAGCCAAGAAAGTAATTTCGTCCAACAACCGCGCCATGGTCG GTATTGTTGCTGGTGGTGGTCGTATCGACAAGCCTATCTTGAAAGCTGGTCGTGCTTACCACAAGTACAAGGCTAAGCGCAACTGCTGGCCAATTGTTCGAGGTGTGGCAATGAACCCCGTTGAACATCCTCACGGAGGTGGTAATCACCAGCACATTGGTAAGGCCTCCACCGTCAAGAGAAGCACTCCCGCTGGTCGCAAAGTTGGTCTTATCGCTGCTAGGCGGACGGGTCGTATCCGTGGTGGTAAAGTTGAAATCAAGGGAGATGATTAA
- the LOC130689623 gene encoding ATP-dependent RNA helicase DDX3X-like, with protein MSSVQIQNGTGLEQQFAGLDLKQGGHFVAPGGSRYVPPHLRSSRGPGSEDKPFSVPQDRADIPNERDFNKEAGRGYTQATNSYRGGSAQRGVPSAAGGGYPRRGGFNGGGASYSARPPQRWEGEYENGGGWNGGPQPPQWNADAPPPVITNERWQEPPPPAGQWMANDRWKEPQRGATTTGSRGGGYGNPRWKESSESDWTTLTAKDDRVELEMFGTGNSGINFDKYEDIPVEATGNDVPSHINTFEDVKLTEIIRSNIALTRYDKPTPVQKYAIPIILARRDVMACAQTGSGKTAAFLVPILNQLFERGPVVSAAAGQRSYARRKQYPLALVLAPTRELATQIYDEAKKFAYRSRVRPCVVYGGADVRQQMQDLERGCHLLVATPGRLVDMLERGKIGLEHCNFLVLDEADRMLDMGFEPQIRRIVEQDTMPKTGERQTLMFSATFPKEIQMLARDFLENYIFLAVGRVGSTSENITQKIVWVEEHDKRSFLLDLLNASGLNKFNGQVDSDTTEHEQLTLVFVETKRGADALEEFLYRDGYPVTSIHGDRSQREREDALKRFRSGKTPILVATAVAARGLDIPHVKHVINFDLPSDVEEYVHRIGRTGRMGNLGVATSFFNDKNRNLIRDLVELIIETKQELPSWLEGMAMDMKHQSGGLNRRGGGGRGGGRFSGGFGSRDYRTSQTTTGGSTRPGGSVGGPRTSGGGSYPNYSAPPPNHVVRMAPMPSMPIFTGGYGGYAPSGYGYAPPHAHHAAPDWWGQ; from the exons ATGAGTAGTGTACAGATTCAGAATGGAACGGGTCTAGAGCAGCAG TTTGCTGGTCTGGACTTGAAGCAAGGCGGCCACTTTGTCGCTCCTGGAGGAAG TCGTTATGTGCCTCCTCACCTGAGATCTAGCAGGGGTCCAGGATCTGAAGATAAACCGTTTTCTGTCCCACAAGATAGAG CAGATATCCCAAACGAACGTGATTTTAACAAAGAAGCTGGTCGGGGTTATACCCAAGCAACAAATTCCTATAGAGGTGGCAGTGCCCAACGTGGAGTGCCCAGCGCAGCTGGTGGTGGTTACCCCAGACGTGGTGGATTCAATGGAGGTGGAGCGAGTTACAGTGCTAGGCCTCCCCAAAGATGGGAGGGAGAATATGAGAATGGTGGAGGCTGGAATGGAGGTCCTCAGCCACCTCAATGGAATGCTGATGCTCCTCCACCTGTCATTACAAATGAACGTTGGCAAGAGCCACCACCCCCAGCTGGTCAATGGATGGCCAATGATCGCTGGAAAGAACCCCAAAGGGGTGCGACGACGACCGGCAGCCGCGGCGGCGGTTACGGAAATCCTCGTTGGAAAGAATCTAGCGAATCCGATTGGACTACGCTTACTGCCAAAGATGATCGAGTAGAACTGGAAATGTTTGGCACGGGCAACTCCGGCATTAACTTCGATAAATATGAAGATATTCCCGTGGAGGCGACGGGAAATGACGTACCGTCTCACATCAACACG TTTGAAGACGTCAAGTTGACTGAGATCATCCGCTCGAATATTGCTTTGACTCGCTACGATAAGCCGACGCCTGTCCAGAAATACGCGATTCCGATTATTCTGGCACGCCGTGATGTCATGGCTTGCGCCCAGACTGGCTCAGGCAAGACAGCAGCGTTCTTGGTTCCGATATTGAACCAGTTATTTGAACGTGGACCCGTGGTAAGTGCTGCTGCTGGACAACGCTCATACGCCCGTCGCAAGCAGTACCCGCTGGCTCTGGTTCTAGCACCCACTCGCGAGCTGGCCACGCAAATCTACGATGAAGCCAAGAAATTCGCCTACCGATCCCGTGTCCGACCATGCGTGGT GTATGGCGGTGCCGATGTGCGTCAACAGATGCAGGACTTGGAACGAGGCTGCCACTTATTGGTTGCCACTCCCGGCCGTCTTGTAGACATGTTGGAACGTGGCAAGATTGGCCTTGAGCACTGCAA CTTCTTGGTGTTGGATGAGGCTGACAGAATGTTGGACATGGGTTTCGAGCCCCAAATTCGTCGCATCGTTGAACAAGACACTATGCCTAAAACTGGAGAGCGCCAGACACTCATGTTTTCGGCTACGTTCCCAAAAGAGATCCAG ATGCTTGCGCGCGACTTCTTAgaaaattacattttcttgGCAGTTGGACGCGTCGGCTCGACTTCAGAAAACATTACGCAAAAGATCGTATGGGTGGAAGAACATGACAAGCGTTCTTTCCTTCTCGATTTGCTAAATGCTTCTGGTCTCAACAAATTCAACGGTCAAGTTGATAGCGATACGACAGAGCACGAGCAGCTGACGCTGGTTTTCGTCGAAACAAAACGTGGAGCTGATGCGCTGGAAGAGTTTCTGTACCGTGACGGATATCCGGTGACATCAATCCACGGCGATCGCAGTCAACGTGAACGTGAAGATGCGCTCAAACGATTCCGTTCGGGCAAGACGCCTATACTCGTGGCTACAGCTGTTGCTGCCCGTGGCCTTGATATCCCCCACGTTAAACACGTCATTAATTTCGACCTTCCCTCGGATGTCGAAGAATACGTTCATCGCATTGGTCGTACCGGCCGAATGGGCAATCTCG GCGTGGCCACTTCGTTTTTCAATGACAAGAACCGCAATCTGATTCGTGATTTGGTCGAATTGATCATTGAGACGAAGCAGGAACTACCTTCGTGGCTTGAAGGCATGGCCATGGACATGAAGCACCAATCTGGCGGATTGAACCGTcgtggtggtggtggaagAGGAGGCG GGCGATTCTCTGGTGGTTTTGGATCTCGAGATTACCGCACGTCGCAGACGACTACCGGTGGCAGCACACGTCCTGGTGGCTCTGTTGGCGGTCCACGTACCAGTGGCGGCGGATCCTACCCCAACTACAGTGCCCCACCTCCCAATCACG TTGTTCGGATGGCGCCCATGCCTTCTATGCCAATTTTCACAGGAGGATATGGCGGCTATGCTCCAAGCGGCTACGGCTATGCACCGCCTCACGCTCATCACGCCGCCCCCGACTGGTGGGGCCAGTAA
- the LOC130689608 gene encoding uncharacterized protein LOC130689608: MQRHAAHTSFYLCLLSSCLVLTVNAVPVPNTGKPSTQTAGEESSSFGIPYEFPDDYSISLEEALATRKEFASAAILKMVTDIMNEVAQGKRVREEMMEAIEDLQGRLKGQHEQDVIQIPLDTTGQHVRDDSRRSESKEKRPKSCRDLQKAGHSLSGFYLVRGKAQQRVDVVFCPFSNDTENDNSLVVEEAIEFVAA; encoded by the exons ATGCAACGTCACGCAGCGCACACGTCCTTCTATCTCTGCCTGTTGTCCAGCTGCTTGGTTCTTACGGTCAACGCGGTGCCCGTCCCGAACACAGGGAAACCATCCACTCAGACGGCTGGCGAAGAAAGTTCCAGTTTCGGCATCCCGTATGAATTTCCTGATGATTATTCAATCAGTCTGGAGGAAGCACTT GCCACCCGGAAGGAGTTTGCCAGTGCGGCAATTCTGAAGATGGTCACGGACATCATGAACGAGGTTGCACAAGGCAAGCGAGTACGAGAAGAGATGATGGAGGCAATAGAAGATCTGCAGGGCAGGCTGAAAGGTCAACACGAACAAGACGTGATCCAGATTCCGCTGGATACGACGGGCCAACATGTACGTGACGACAGCAGGCGATCAGAGTCCAAAGAGAAGAGACCCAAGTCCTGCAGAGATCTACAAAAGGCTGGCCATTCACTCAGTGGATTTTACCTCGTCAGAGGAAAGGCTCAGCAACGAGTGGACGTTGTCTTTTGCCCGTTTAGCAACGACACCGAGAACG ATAATTCGTTAGTCGTTGAAGAAGCCATTGAATTTGTTGCAGCCTAG
- the LOC130689594 gene encoding F-box only protein 6-like, with protein MSQIEDRHIISEYNGLYFCDTFIARELVVLILTQVDYKGVIANCRLVCKQWNSIITDQLFWKHKTVSEKRKWPSLPRDCNFPGIFYASIYIYDAVGRNLIQNPNGKYRLQHWTVLSKAGDGFAFEQPPVGSDVVPLEAENDCKLVENACFATSYHSCSKEQIIDLSVLGFSLDVFKQCKPKIYFKDWYAGRFDCGCVYECTFSLLDEAKNVIDDFQFRTSINQWEGRKWHKVEHCFKEYPENVRYVKFYHGGTDRKFWAGHYGVKMTGASVIVSFI; from the exons ATGAGTCAGATTGAAGATCGTCACATCATTAGCGAGTATAATGGACTGTATTTTTGTGACACGTTTATTGCGAGAGAACTAGTAGTACTTATTCTTACGCAAGTGGATTATAAAGGAGTTATTGCCAATTGTCGACTTGTTTGTAAACAGTGGAACTCCATAATTACAGACCAGTTGTTTTGGAAGCATAAAACTGtatcagaaaaaagaaaatggcctaGTCTCCCCCGTGATTGCAATTTTCCCGGGATCTTCTATGCTAGTATTTATATTTATGATGCTGTTGGTAGAAATTTAATTCAGAATCCTAATGGCAAAT ATAGGTTACAACATTGGACAGTTCTTAGCAAAGCAGGAGATGGATTTGCATTCGAGCAGCCTCCTGTTGGCTCTGACGTTGTACCTTTGGAAGCTGAAAATGATTGCAAGCTAGTTGAAAATGCTTGTTTCGCAACATCATACCACTCTTGCTCTAAGGAACAAATAATTGATTTGTCAGTGTTGGGTTTCTCTCTAGATGTCTTTAAACAATGCAAACCAAAAATTTACTTTAAAGACTG GTATGCTGGTCGCTTTGACTGTGGATGTGTTTATGAATGCACATTCTCACTGCTAGATGAAGCTAAAAATGTGATAGATGATTTCCAATTTCGTACCAGTATCAACCAGTGGGAAGGTAGAAAATGGCACAAG GTGGAACATTGCTTTAAAGAATACCCGGAAAACGTACGCTatgtaaaattttatcatGGGGGAACAGATCGTAAATTCTGGGCCGGTCATTATGGAGTGAAAATGACTGGGGCCTCCGTCATCGTTAGCTTTATTTGA